The following coding sequences are from one Lolium rigidum isolate FL_2022 chromosome 6, APGP_CSIRO_Lrig_0.1, whole genome shotgun sequence window:
- the LOC124661601 gene encoding chloroplast stem-loop binding protein of 41 kDa a, chloroplastic-like, with the protein MAMAATATAAAGAVAAFTSGRRISTSPPSSLSSPFLPRAAGAIVARRRRAAPTARRAAAAVSVRAQAQKSVLIVNTNSGGHAVIGFYFAKALLAAGHSVTVLTVGEEGSDKMKKPPFSRFSELTSAGASTVWGDPADVGAAVGGASFDVVLDNNGKDLDAVKPVADWAKSAGVGQFLFISSAGIYTLTDQPPHVEGDAVKESAGHVGVEKYIAAEFGSWASFRPQYMIGSGNNKDCEEWFFDRIVRKRPVPIPGSGMQLTNISHARDLGSMLTLAVENPDAAAGKIFNCVSDRAVTLDGLAKMCAAAAGTTADIVHYDPAAAGVDAKKAFPFRNMHFYAEPRAAKEVLGWTSSTNLPEDLKERFAEYASSGRGEKAMTFDLDDKILSAVGAAPVSVAA; encoded by the exons ATGGCCATGGCCGCCACAGCCACAGCCGCAGCGGGCGCCGTGGCAGCATTCACCTCAGGCCGCCGCATCTCGACCTCGCCTCCGTCGTCACTCTCATCGCCATTCctcccgcgcgcggccggcgcGATCGTGGCGAGGAGACGACGTGCGGCGCCGACAGCCCGCCGTGCCGCGGCTGCCGTGTCAGTGCGCGCCCAGGCCCAGAAGAGCGTGCTGATCGTCAACACCAACAGCGGCGGGCACGCGGTCATCGGGTTCTACTTCGCCAAGGCGCTCCTCGCCGCTGGGCACTCCGTCACCGTGCTCACCGTCGGCGAGGAGGGCTCCGACAAGATGAAGAAGCCGCCCTTCTCCCGCTTCTCG GAACTCACGAGCGCCGGGGCGAGCACGGTGTGGGGCGATCCGGCGGACGTCGGCGCGGCGGTCGGCGGAGCCTCGTTCGATGTCGTGCTCGACAACAACGGCAAGGACCTCGACGCCGTCAA GCCGGTGGCGGACTGGGCCAAGTCGGCCGGCGTGGGCCAGTTCCTGTTCATCAGCAGCGCCGGGATCTACACTCTCACCGACCAGCCGCCACACGTCGAGGGG GACGCCGTGAAGGAGAGCGCCGGGCACGTCGGCGTGGAGAAGTACATCGCGGCGGAGTTCGGCAGCTGGGCCTCGTTCCGCCCGCAGTACATGATCGGCTCCGGCAACAACAAGGACTGCGAGGAGTGGTTCTTCGACA gaatCGTGCGGAAGCGGCCGGTGCCGATCCCGGGGTCGGGGATGCAGCTGACCAACATCTCCCACGCGAGGGACCTGGGCAGCATGCTCACGCTTGCCGTCGAGAACCCCGACGCGGCGGCAGGGAAGATCTTCAACTGCGTCAGCGACCGCGCCGTGACGCTCGACGGCCTGGCCAAAATGTGCGCGGCAGCCGCTGGCACCACGGCCGATATCGTCCACTAcgacccggccgccgccggcgtcgaCGCCAAGAAGGCCTTCCCCTTCCGCAACATG cattTCTACGCGGAGCCTCGGGCGGCCAAGGAGGTGCTGGGGTGGACGAGCTCCACGAACCTGCCGGAAGACCTGAAAGAGCGCTTCGCCGAGTACGCAAGCAGCGGCCGGGGAGAGAAGGCCATGACCTTCGATCTCGACGACAAGATCCTCAGCGCCGTCGGTGCCGCGCCAGTCAGCGTCGCCGCCTAG
- the LOC124665565 gene encoding uncharacterized protein C24B11.05-like, with protein MGHQGSGKYGDDQRPNCDCLLFDLDDTLYPVSSGIGVDVMKNIQEYMVEKLGIDKSISLELCILLYKQYGTTMAGLRAVGYQFDYDDFHSFVHGRLAYEKLKPDPVLRNMLLSLPIRKVVFTNGDRLHASRALKRLGIEDCFEGVLCFETLNPTSPATIPANEVKIFDFMKHLADPVPGVELPKSSILCKPSIDAMLHALKLANINPRTTIFFDDSIRNIQAGKQIGMHTVLIGTSKRIEGADHALESIHNVKEALPELWEEAVKDEDVRNSSKVGIETSVIA; from the exons ATGGGTCACCAGGGCAGCGGCAAGTACGGCGACGACCAGCGGCCCAACTGCGACTGCCTCCTCTTCG ACCTGGATGATACCCTGTACCCGGTGAGCTCTGGCATTGGGGTAGACGTCATGAAGAACATCCAAG AATATATGGTCGAGAAGCTTGGCATCGACAAGAGCATCAGCCTGGAGCTCTGCATCCTCCTATACAAGCAGTACGGGACGACCATGGCCGGCTTGAGG GCTGTCGGCTACCAATtcgattacgatgatttccacag CTTTGTTCATGGAAGGCTCGCGTACGAAAAACTGAAGCCTGACCCGGTACTCAGGAACATGCTCCTAAGCTTGCCCATCCGCAAAGTT GTGTTCACAAACGGTGATAGGCTCCATGCCTCGAGGGCCCTAAAGAGGCTTGGAATCGAGGACTGCTTCGAAGGCGTTTTGTGCTTTGAGACACTGAACCCAACATCACCTGCTACAATCCCAGCCAATGAAGTCAAAATCTTCGACTTCATGAAGCATCTGGCTGATCCTGTGCCCGGGGTTGAGCTACCAAAGTCGTCGATCCTGTGCAAACCGTCCATAGACGCAATGCTGCATGCCCTCAAGCTTGCCAACATCAATCCTCGCACAACT ATATTTTTCGATGACAGCATCAGGAACATCCAGGCTGGGAAGCAAATTGGAATGCACACTGTCCTG ATTGGAACTTCTAAAAGAATTGAAGGCGCTGACCATGCCCTGGAGAGCATCCACAACGTGAAGGAAGCGTTGCCTGAGCTGTGGGAGGAAGCTGTGAAGGACGAGGATGTCAGGAACTCGAGCAAAGTCGGAATCGAGACATCTGTGATTGCATAG